In a single window of the Microscilla marina ATCC 23134 genome:
- a CDS encoding homoserine kinase, protein MGKKIKVFAPATVANVACGYDVLGFAIDSPGDEVVVELKDEPGVEIVAITGDGGKLPTDTTSNTAGVAMQQLIKKTDYEGGAKVWLHKKMPLGSGLGSSAASSAAGAFAMNQLLDKPFTSAELVPFAMEGERLACGAAHADNVAPALMGGFVLIRSYAPLDIVPIDTPESLYCTVIHPQIEVATKDARQILKKDIPLTDAVTQWGNVAGLIAGLYRKDYGLISRSLQDVVIEPVRSLLIPSFGEIKAASLKAGALGCGISGSGPSIFSLCQHQEVALEIAHIQAKIFADMGVTSETYTSAINQNGPIVMK, encoded by the coding sequence CCAGCTACTGTGGCCAATGTAGCCTGCGGCTACGATGTATTGGGCTTTGCCATTGACAGCCCCGGCGATGAAGTAGTAGTAGAGCTAAAGGACGAACCGGGAGTAGAGATTGTGGCAATTACTGGAGACGGTGGCAAACTGCCTACCGATACTACCTCAAACACTGCTGGCGTGGCTATGCAACAATTGATCAAAAAAACTGATTATGAAGGGGGTGCCAAAGTTTGGCTTCACAAAAAAATGCCTTTAGGCAGTGGGTTGGGCTCTAGTGCGGCAAGTTCAGCAGCTGGAGCTTTTGCCATGAACCAACTCTTGGACAAACCATTTACCTCCGCCGAACTGGTCCCTTTTGCTATGGAAGGGGAACGCCTTGCCTGCGGAGCCGCTCACGCCGACAATGTAGCCCCTGCCCTCATGGGTGGTTTTGTGCTCATCAGAAGTTATGCTCCGTTAGACATTGTCCCCATAGATACTCCAGAAAGTTTGTATTGTACTGTGATACATCCACAAATAGAAGTAGCTACTAAGGATGCCCGACAGATTTTGAAAAAAGACATTCCTTTGACTGATGCAGTGACACAATGGGGAAATGTAGCAGGCTTGATTGCAGGCTTATACCGCAAAGATTATGGACTGATTAGTCGCTCACTGCAGGATGTAGTGATAGAACCCGTGCGTTCATTATTGATTCCTTCTTTTGGCGAAATAAAAGCGGCTTCGCTCAAAGCCGGAGCGTTGGGTTGCGGTATTTCAGGCTCAGGACCTTCTATTTTTTCGCTTTGCCAGCATCAAGAGGTAGCCCTTGAAATAGCCCACATTCAGGCAAAGATTTTTGCTGATATGGGGGTCACCAGCGAAACCTATACTTCGGCAATTAATCAAAATGGTCCAATAGTAATGAAGTAA